The Microbacterium forte sequence ACGTGTTGAACCACACCCAGGGCAGCAGGGCGCTGATGAGGAACACGATGTACGGATCCTCACCGACATCACGGTTGAAGATCTGCGTGAAGACGAACCAGTAGATCACGCTCATCACGAGCGGATCGAGCACCGACCACAGGTAGCCGAGCAGGCTCGTCGAGTACCGCACCTTCAGGTCCCTGGCTGACAGCAGCCACAGGGAATGGAGATAGCGCCGGGGCGTTCCGGGGGCCCCGGCAGCAGTGTGACTCACAGTGCCGAGTCTACGAGAGCGAGTTGTTCCACAGCGACAGCGCCGAGCCGATGGCCATGTGCATGTCGAGGTACTGATAGGTGCCGAGGCGTCCGCCGAAGTGCACGTCCCGCTCCCCCTTCGCGAGCTCACGGTATGCGAGCAGGCCGTCGCGGTCCGTCGGGGTGTTCACGGGGTAGTACGGCTCGTCCTCGCGGTTCGCGAAACGAGAGAACTCGCGCATGATGACGGTCTTGTCGGACTCGTAGACGTCCTTGCGCTCCGGGTGGAAGTGCTTGAACTCGTGGATGCGCGTGTAGGGCACGTCCATGTCCGGGTAGTTCATCACGCTGGTGCCCTGGAAGTCGCCGATGTTCAGCACCTCCTGCTCGAAGTCGAGCGTGCGCCAGCTGAGGGCGCCCGCCGTGTAGTCGAAGTAGCGGTCCACGGGACCCGTGTAGATGATGGGCAGCTGCCCGACCGTCGCCTTCTTGTTCAGCGGCTGACTCTCGTCGAAGTAGTCGACGTTCAGCTTCACCTCGATGTTGGGGTGATCGGCCATCCGCTCGATCCACGCGGTGTAGCCGTCTGTCGGCAGGCCCTCCCACGTGTCGTTGAAGTAGCGGTTGTCGTAGGTGTAGCGCACGGGGAGCCGGCTGATGATGTCGCCCGAGAGCTTCTGCGGGTCGGTCTGCCACTGCTTGGCGGTGTAGTCCCTGAAGAACGCCTCGAACAGCGGCCGCCCGACGAGGGCGATGCCCTTCTCTTCGAAGTTGGCGGCCGTCTTGACGTCGAACTCCCCCGCCTGCTCGCGCACGAGGGCCCGCGCCTGGTCGGGCGTGTAGGCCGACTGGAAGAACTGGTTGATGGTGCCGAGGTTCACCGGCATCGGGAAGACCGTTCCCTTGTGCGTCGTGTAGACCCGATGCACGTAGTTCGTGAAGCTCGTGAACCGGTTCACGTACTCCCACACCGTGGCGTTCGAGGTGTGGAAGAGGTGGGCGCCGTAGCGATGGACCTCGATGCCCGTCTCAGGCTCCGCCTCACTGTAGGCGTTCCCGCCGATGTGGTGGCGACGGTCGATGACCGTGACCTTGCGGCCGGCGTTGGCGGCACGTTCTGCGATGGTGAGGCCGAAGAAGCCCGACCCGACGACAAGAAGATCCATGTTGCTGCTTTCTGCCCACGAGGCTCAGATCCGCACGGCATCGCGCGGCACACAGCAGACAACTCTACCGGCAGCGGACTCGACGCAACCTGTCAGCGCGCCTCGGCACCGAGGGGCCCTCCGACCTCCAGCATCTCCTGCAGCATCGGAGCGAGAGTGCGCCCGTATGAGTCGGAGATGTGATTGTCGTCGATGTACACGGCGATGTTGCCGATGGATCCTCGACACACGCCCTCGGGGCAG is a genomic window containing:
- the glf gene encoding UDP-galactopyranose mutase, producing the protein MDLLVVGSGFFGLTIAERAANAGRKVTVIDRRHHIGGNAYSEAEPETGIEVHRYGAHLFHTSNATVWEYVNRFTSFTNYVHRVYTTHKGTVFPMPVNLGTINQFFQSAYTPDQARALVREQAGEFDVKTAANFEEKGIALVGRPLFEAFFRDYTAKQWQTDPQKLSGDIISRLPVRYTYDNRYFNDTWEGLPTDGYTAWIERMADHPNIEVKLNVDYFDESQPLNKKATVGQLPIIYTGPVDRYFDYTAGALSWRTLDFEQEVLNIGDFQGTSVMNYPDMDVPYTRIHEFKHFHPERKDVYESDKTVIMREFSRFANREDEPYYPVNTPTDRDGLLAYRELAKGERDVHFGGRLGTYQYLDMHMAIGSALSLWNNSLS